CATCATCAGTAATATCGCCACCTTCCAGCAGGTCACCCATGGCTACGTCCTCTGCCTCGTGTACTGGTGCATCGAGAGACATGTGACGGGTATTGCTTTGGAAGATATTATTGATTTCTGATTCAGACATTTCCAGGATTTCTGCTAACTCCTCTGTTGATGGCTCTCTCTCGTTTTCCTGCTCAAATGCCATGTAGGCTTTGTTCGCTTTATTGTAAGTGCCGATCTTATTTTGCGGCAGACGTACCAGACGTCCTTGTTCTGCTAAAGCTTGCAGGATGGATTGACGAATCCACCACACAGCATAGGAGATGAATTTAAAACCTTTCGTTTCATCGAACCTTTGCGCAGCTTTGATCAACCCTAAATTACCCTCGTTAATGAGGTCGCTCAGGCTTAAGCCCTGGTGTTGATATTGCTTTGCAACAGATACTACGAAACGCAGGTTTCCTGTAGTTAAACGTTCAAGAGCCTTCTGGTCGCCCATTTTGATACGTTGCGCCAATACAGTCTCT
This window of the Chitinophaga sancti genome carries:
- a CDS encoding sigma-70 family RNA polymerase sigma factor, producing the protein MRQLKIATQITNRDSQAVEKYLQEISKIPLLTPEEETVLAQRIKMGDQKALERLTTGNLRFVVSVAKQYQHQGLSLSDLINEGNLGLIKAAQRFDETKGFKFISYAVWWIRQSILQALAEQGRLVRLPQNKIGTYNKANKAYMAFEQENEREPSTEELAEILEMSESEINNIFQSNTRHMSLDAPVHEAEDVAMGDLLEGGDITDDDVMRDSLREEIRRVLKSLSPREAEIVNAYFGLDGENGATIEQIGQKYDLTKERIRQIKERAIKRLQKARYSGALKSYLG